The Zalophus californianus isolate mZalCal1 chromosome 7, mZalCal1.pri.v2, whole genome shotgun sequence genome includes a region encoding these proteins:
- the FOXQ1 gene encoding forkhead box protein Q1 gives MKLEVFGPRPAHGDKPGSDLEGAGGSNAPSPLSAAGDDSLGSDGDCAANSPAAGSGAGELAGGGERSAGGGPGTEEEGPAAAAAAAAAAAGHAEACTAGPGAGSAGGGEGARSKPYTRRPKPPYSYIALIAMAIRDSAGGRLTLAEINEYLMGKFPFFRGSYTGWRNSVRHNLSLNDCFVKVLRDPSRPWGKDNYWMLNPNSEYTFADGVFRRRRKRLSHRAAAPAPGLPPEEAAAHPTAAPPPPAPATPASPRARSPARQEGRSSPAGKFSSSFAIDSILSKPFRSRRDGEAAPGARLPWGASPCPPLPTYSALLPGASGGALLPLCAYGATEPALLGARGADAQPAVQPAVPPAVPPAAPHLLLAPLSASAPTKPFRGPAAGGGSHLYCPLRLPAALQASSSCGPGPHLPYPVETLLA, from the coding sequence ATGAAGTTGGAGGTGTTTGGCCCCCGCCCGGCCCACGGGGACAAGCCAGGTAGTGATCTGGAGGGTGCAGGCGGCAGCAACGCGCCATCTCCGCTGTCGGCAGCTGGCGACGACTCCTTGGGCTCGGACGGGGACTGTGCGGCCAACAGCCCCGCGGCGGGCAGCGGCGCCGGGGAGCTGGCGGGCGGTGGCGAGCGGAGCGCAGGCGGCGGGCCGGGCACAGAGGAGGAgggcccggcggcggcggcggcggcggcagcggcggcggcggggcaCGCGGAGGCCTGCACGGCGGGCCCCGGGGCGGGGAGTGCTGGGGGCGGCGAGGGCGCGCGCAGCAAGCCATACACTCGGCGGCCCAAGCCCCCGTATTCATACATCGCGCTCATCGCCATGGCTATCCGCGACTCAGCAGGCGGGCGCCTGACGCTGGCCGAGATCAACGAGTACCTCATGGGCAAGTTCCCCTTCTTCCGCGGCAGCTACACGGGCTGGCGCAACTCAGTGCGCCACAACCTCTCGCTCAACGACTGCTTCGTCAAGGTGCTGCGCGACCCCTCGCGGCCCTGGGGTAAGGACAACTACTGGATGCTCAACCCGAACAGCGAGTACACCTTCGCCGACGGGGTCTTCCGCCGCCGCCGCAAGCGCCTCAGCCACCGGGCGGCGGCCCCAGCACCAGGGCTTCCGCCCGAGGAGGCCGCGGCCCACCCCACCgccgcgcccccgccgcccgcgcccgccaCCCCGGCTTCTCCCCGCGCGCGCTCGCCCGCCCGCCAGGAGGGGCGCTCCAGCCCTGCGGGCAAGTTCTCCAGCTCCTTCGCCATAGACAGCATCCTCAGCAAACCCTTCCGCAGCCGCCGCGACGGGGAAGCGGCCCCCGGGGCGCGGCTGCCATGGGGAGCCTCGCCCTGTCCGCCGCTGCCCACATATTCCGCGCTACTCCCCGGCGCCTCCGGAGGGGCTCTACTGCCGCTGTGCGCTTACGGTGCGACCGAGCCGGCGCTGCTGGGCGCGCGCGGAGCCGACGCGCAGCCAGCCGTGCAGCCCGCCGTGCCACCCGCCGTGCCACCCGCCGCACCTCACCTCCTGCTCGCGCCCCTCTCCGCCTCGGCCCCAACCAAGCCATTTCGAGGCCCGGCGGCCGGCGGCGGCTCGCACCTGTACTGCCCCCTGCGGCTGCCCGCGGCCCTGCAGGCGTCCTCGTCCTGTGGCCCCGGCCCGCACCTGCCTTACCCAGTGGAGACGCTCCTGGCCTGA